Sequence from the Erythrolamprus reginae isolate rEryReg1 chromosome Z, rEryReg1.hap1, whole genome shotgun sequence genome:
actcctcggcactactctgcaagggctccccaactcccccctgattaagaagggagcgggtcaccctaaacagagcagccgggcgggattccgctgatgcaatcaaggcggcatggtacgcgcatcttgccgccttgagcgccactttgtaagtcttaataaaagctcttacaagtgttcgatcggattctgacctactcttcctccatcgcttctctagacgtctcttttggcgtttcaacacccggagctcctcgttgaaccatggggctctacggggtctagcgccgcggagaggtcgcaaaggcgcaatccggtcgagagcccctgccgcagccctgttccaggcctcagcaagggtctccgccgaactgtggacgagtgcctctggaataaccccaagcgccgtctgaaagccctctgggtccatcaggcgtctggggcggaacatcttcattggttccgcctccctgcggggaaggattggagccaggaagtcaagccgtagcagaaaatggtcagaccatgacaaaggcaacacttctaagccccttaatctcggaccattactcaattgctcggaaaggaataccatgtcaggtgcgtgccctccctcgtgagtcggaccctgtattacttgagtcaggtccatggctgtcatggtggccatgaactcctgtgccagcccagaggtttcaccgagtgacggtagattgaagtcccccaagacaatgagtctggggaactccaccgccaacccggctacctcctcgagtagcacaggcagggcttttgacacgtagctgggaggcaggtacgtgagaaataagcccacctgaacccctaagtccaacttcagcaagagagactcacaacctgcaatttccggagcaatgagtctacgcaggcaaaggctctccctggctataatagccactcctcccccccttccctggggtcgaggttgatgccatatctgaaacccggctgggcagatttcagagagaggaacacctccctccgggcccagccaggtttcagtaatacaagccaggtcggcctcctcatccaggatcagatcccggatgaggagagctttatttaccaccgacctggcattgagcagcagcaacctgagtccagggccagagttacactcatcaccagtacccaagattgggctcacagagccggaacaagggaccgttattaggcaacggtctctcgttcccctggaacggctagctctgtggcccccgccatatctgcctctccccagcaacacagggatattccggccctctgccaccccagagatcagtgccccttcctctcctgtcccccgagcgtcaggtgggccaaatctatcactcaAACTATtgtcactcatcccatccatatcgtactcccacccaccccgaccctcacactcataccagtcattcattccatgcacaacattgaatccattccaatcatccattaattattaAACctccccaatattaaaaaaggattaaattattaatagataaaaatactaataaaaatgtgacacaatataaatacatataaataacagTAGAAAGAttcacaagattaataattaatagttaattaatagtaaaaatagtataaaataataaaaatggcctaaaatcagatcttaatattAGTTATTAGCTGATCGTCGGTTAATCAATCGGTCCAGGTATAGTGTCTTTGTAGGTCTTCAATATAACTTAGATCttaaaaaagtctttaaaaaagtctttaaaagctgctgttttttcacagccggtccactagggggcatgggtcttctgtaaagtgcataggagtcaggagggggggggaaaaccATGATAGTTATTTGCAAAGTTAGTATAAGCAATACCCCAAGCAGCCAGTCCCATCTTTCTCATTCGCTGTAATGATCTTATCGTCCAGCAAGTCCGTCTCCACAGTCTTTCCCACCTAATCttcccttggcaccagcagctctcacccgctggtgccatgcaggaaaggggggcggggggggggcgggggggggttgATATTCCAATATGCCCCGCTTGCAGTTTTTTCCTCCACTGGCAACTCCCCTCTCGGTTTCCATTTCTCTTCATCGCCTCCGTTTCCCCTGTTCTCTCCCACCTCGACGCCGGTCACTCTCCCTCaccaggccggggggggggggtcagttcaTCCGTGGCCCCACACTCCTCACTCCGCATTCTTTCAGCACCGTCCACTTTCCTCCTTACTTCTCCGATGTTTCGCCGCCATCCTCCGCGTCCCGGTTAGCCACCTCTCGACGCCGCGGCTCTTTTTGGTGCCTACAGCAACACCCCCCCCGGCCCCCACCGTCCCGTTCCGGCTCCGTCCGCTCCCATCTGTCGGGCCGGGTCGTGGGGGCTCAGCCCGACAGTCACTCTGCATCTTCTCGGCCACTCACTTCCCTCCGATGTCGAAAACTCCGCGCCaggcaccgccgccatcttccACGTCCCAGCTGGttccgcgtcccagctggtcGCTCCGCAGTCCCCAGCGCGCCTCCGGCCTCAGTCTAAGAGCTCTGCATTTGGAAccatagtagcagcagcagcagcagcagcgacagcagacagccttccatcctggaccAACATTTCCGACGATATACCGTCGTTCAAGGGagcggcggacccaccatctcccCACCGCTCAAGTCTACaaatttgttgtggttcagctacatcaaaggaatgggggagcaatccttttttaaatttttgctaAGTTCTTTCTAAAATTTACACCAATAAAGACATAGAGAACTGGGTTGAGGCAACCATGGAAATAGGCAATTGCTTCTGTGATGATCAAAGCATATTCAAACCTGTAGCTAAGCATAATATTATGATCTGAGGCCCTCACGAGTTTCAAAAGATTGTAGGGCATTTGTGTCAAAATGAAAGTTACAACAATACCAAATATTATTTGTAAGGATTTGTGCTTGTGGAAGCCCTTCGCACTGAGTAAAGTTTTTACAATGATTGAATAGCATATAATTATGATGAGCATAGGACAGAAGAATCCAAGTGTCATCTGAATAGTTTCTGTGAACAATTCCATATACTGTGAAGAATAATTTGCAAACATATCTTTTTGTCTAATTTTTCCTCTGTACTGAAGATGAACTGTGGCAAAGCAAGCAGCAGAGAGATTATCCAAATTGAAATACAGCCTATGATACCTCAGAATTTTCTTTTGTGCTGACTGATACAAAGTTTGGTCGCTTGCACAATTACAAAATATCTGTCAATAGCTATAGCAGTGAGCATTAACATGGAACCATATAGATTCAAGGTGTAAAAACCAAGAATGATTTGACATGGAAGAATGTAAAAAATCCACTCTTCTGCAGCAGAATAAGCCCAAAAAGGCAGTGTGCAAAGGAAGCTGAAGTCAGCAATAGCCAGACTCATTAAATATATGTTTGTAAGCATTTTcacttttttgtaaaaaaacagAATTATGATAACCAAAGAGTTTCCTGTCACTCCAAAGATACAAGCAAGTGAATACATGCAGACAAGGAAAATTCGCTTGAACTCAAAAAAAGTTTCATATGAGTAGCTTTCATCAGAAGTATTGTTGCTAAGAAATGCAAAGTAATCTTCCTCCATGTTTGTGTTCCTTCCGTTCTTTAATATCTGTAAGAATATATATTGGAAAATGGTTCACAGGATAAATCTACAATGCAATTTCCCTATTTGTTATTAGGAAAAGCTTCTCTCATGCCTCACCAGCTTGGAGATGGGGAGATGGCAATTGCAGTCTAGATACAGTTGGGGATGGTCAGATTGGGGAAGGCTGGTACAATTCTTCATTTTAATTCTTTAGTTTGAGAATATATAGTTGTACCAAACTAACTTACAACAGAAACATATATATTAACTTTACATTAACAGTGTAAAGTAACATTAGAATAATGttatttgaagaagaaaaaaggaaagattatATCATAAAATTACCTGTTTTATCTCTCTTTTCAAAGAGGAAACTATTCAGAAATTTTCTCTTTTTGtcctctatttaaaaaaataaataaagaatttggTTGTTTACAAACATATTGCTGTAGATCGAATTGGATTTTTCCAATATTATGTAACATTTAGCCGTCAATCTAAAAAGTTCATAATTATTAATGGTTTGTCAAATTTTACATATAGGAAATATAGGCAAGAAGAGTATATGCAATTTTAACACagattattaattatattaattgatcCAAATTATAACAACCTTACTGATTTTAGCCCCAAATGTGAGAACAATAGGAtaaatcaaaattgtttaatttaagtttccaatttttaaattgcCATTCAATAATAAGGCAATAGATGCCAACTGTTATTAATAGTCTCTGAAATGTCCAACACATAAAAGCATTTTTATCATTAAGATAAATGGAAATTAGTTGCATACTTTGAAAATAACCTTTGACCAGTTAAATTTTAATGAACAGAAAATCAACTACTTCCTTTCTTTGAACTTCCTAGAACatagtttatagtttaaataTTGTTTAAATTTCATTGAATTCCCTAAAATCAACAACTCagataaagtacagtgatccctcgattttcgcgatctcgcttttcgcgaaacgctatatcgcgatttttcaaaaaataataaattaaaaatacgtccgcggcaaacggcgggcgggcgggtgaacaggcgagcagcaaacggcggacaggcgagcggcaaacggcggccgggcggccgggtgaacgggcaagcggcgaatggcgggtgctggggggcgggggcagccggcattcaaagcaatctgtcggcttccgcactctcgtcgctccccgcctccaccatctgcgcatgcgcggccatggggaaaaggcacgcatgcgcagatggtgttacttccgcaccactatatcgcgaaaaatcgattatcgcgagaggtctggGAAcgtaacccttgcgataatcgagagatcactgtattggcATCACCACCGAGTCCAATTATCAATatttaagttttaaaaataatataaataaaactttttgctTAATTATATAGAAGTTTTGAAAGCAGTTTCCCAGAACTGAATTGATCCAAAATGCTACTATCCTAAATACCCAGGTTGCccagaaaataaatttattcactttttaaaatttatgtctCTTGGCTGTAATCATAGGTAAATTTCCGTTTCATTAAAGAATCTAAAGCCTTCATACCAAGACATAAAGTGAACCTTAATAGTGAAATATGTTCTACTATATTAAAGCTGAATCAAAGTATGAAATCATTCAACTGATCAAGAATGTataagtttttggagaggggcggcatacaaatctaatttattattattattattattattattattattattattattattattatattacatacATAAGTGAAACCACAAAAGAACATAAGTATGGATTTTCAAGTAGTTAAAAAGAAGTTGGAAAAAACGATTTACCAAAGAGGAAAGTATTTATAATTGAGTTGAAAAATTATTTACAcccatataaataataaatttaatgttTAAGGCAAAGTATAAATATCTAAATAATAATTGTTGGTGGCAAATGAAGGAGAGAATGCACTTAGTTTTACAATTacattttaattatgttttttatcttttttcatctctatttttaatctacttttaaacaaaaataaaacagcaaataCTTTTAAGAATATGTAAGACAGAATAAGTATTCTTaagtttaatatttattatattttatttattatttggactcctaggccacccttcttcatagactcagggtggcttacaacagaaaaatacaaaattacataATACGTAATAACCAGAGGAAGCTGGAGCTAAATGATGATTTATGCCATCTTTTATAATAATGCTTGGATTTGTTTGTTCCCCTTTTGCAAATAATTGCATTGCAGTACTGATGCATTTTTACAGCCAATATTCTTGGAAAAGAAAATAGATCAATTAAGCTGTAGAAGTGGATAAAGTTTTCAAAATCATTCTTTTAAAAGGTAGTGACTTTTCCaacttactattatttattagagttggaagggactttgtaggtcatctggtccaacctCCTGTCCAGGCTCTATACGATTTCGGACAATGGGCAGTTcagtctccccttgaaagtcccaagtgttggagTGCTCACAAACTCcgcaggcaaactgttccactggttgatcgctcttacTGTCAGATTTTTGTTTTATGAACTTGTTTTCTTATATataaagttttaaaatataaatttgaagCAGATAACAGCTTACTTTGCAGTGGTACAAACGTATCCGTATCAGAAAGGGCATGAAGATGACATTTGTGGTAacaatatgtatttatttgttaccATGTGCTTCCTGTTCAATTTTACA
This genomic interval carries:
- the CXCR6 gene encoding LOW QUALITY PROTEIN: C-X-C chemokine receptor type 6 (The sequence of the model RefSeq protein was modified relative to this genomic sequence to represent the inferred CDS: deleted 2 bases in 1 codon; substituted 1 base at 1 genomic stop codon), producing the protein MEEDYFAFLSNNTSDESYSYETFFEFKRIFLVCMYSLACIFGVTGNSLVIIILFFYKKVKMLTNIYLMSLAIADFSFLCTLPFWAYSAAEEWIFYILPCQIILGFYTLNLYGSMLMLTAIAIDRYFVIVQATKLCISQHKRKFXGIIGCISIWIISLLLALPQFIFSTEEKLDKKICLNYSSQYMELFTETIQMTLGFFCPMLIIIICYSIIVKTLLSAKGFHKHKSLQIIFGIVVTFILTQMPYNLLKLVRASDHNIMLSYRFEYALIITEAIAYFHGCLNPVLYVFIGVNFRKNLAKI